CTTGTAGATCTTCCAGTAGACGAAGAGCACCACGCAGAGCGGCAGGTAGAACGCCGTGAAGGTGGAGAAGATGGTGTAGAAGGGGTCCTGGCTCACCTGGCACTTGAAGCCCTGGGTGTACGTCTCGCCCCAGCCAAACAGCGGCGCCAGGGAGATGATGGCGGACAGCACCCAGGTGAGGCCGATCATCACGTTGGAGATCTTCTTGCGCGTCTTCAGCGTGTACTCCAGGTGCCGCGTGATCGACCAGTAGCGGTCGAGGGCGATGGCCGTGACGTTCCAGATGCTGGCGGTGCAGCAGAGCACGTCGAAGGAGATCCACACCTGGCAGAGCACGCGGCCCAGCTTCCACAGCCGGCCGTTGAGCTCGTGGAGCAGGCTGAGGGGCATGACCAGGGCGGCCACCATCACGTCGGAGATGGCCATGGAGGCCACCAGGTTGTGGGGCACGCGGTGGAAGGTGCGCACCCTAAGGATGGTCATCAGCACTAGGAGGTTCCACACGAAGGTGGCCACCACCAGCATGGCCAGCAGGGTGAGCGTCAGCACGCTGAAGACGGAGAAGGGCCGGTAGATGTTGCCCCCGTAGTCGTGGCCGGGGGcgcctgccgccgccgccgccgcgctggAGTTACCGAGGAGGACGCTGGAGTTAAAGGACGACATGGCGGCTTCTCGAGgtcacgagga
This is a stretch of genomic DNA from Gadus macrocephalus chromosome 23, ASM3116895v1. It encodes these proteins:
- the htr5ab gene encoding 5-hydroxytryptamine (serotonin) receptor 5A, genome duplicate b, with translation MSSFNSSVLLGNSSAAAAAAGAPGHDYGGNIYRPFSVFSVLTLTLLAMLVVATFVWNLLVLMTILRVRTFHRVPHNLVASMAISDVMVAALVMPLSLLHELNGRLWKLGRVLCQVWISFDVLCCTASIWNVTAIALDRYWSITRHLEYTLKTRKKISNVMIGLTWVLSAIISLAPLFGWGETYTQGFKCQVSQDPFYTIFSTFTAFYLPLCVVLFVYWKIYKAAKFRIGSRKTNSITPMGEVNDGSLQPQMAFAARHATVTFQTDGDTWREQKEKKAAMMVGILIGVFVLCWIPFFITELVTPLCSCDVPPLWKSVFLWLGYSNSFFNPLIYTAFNKNYNNALRNLFSRQR